In Bacillus cytotoxicus NVH 391-98, the following are encoded in one genomic region:
- the pyc gene encoding pyruvate carboxylase — MTKLQRIKKVLVANRGEIAIRVFRACAELGLSTVAIYSKEDSRSYHRYKADESYLVGEGKKPIDAYLDIEGIIEIAKNNNVDAIHPGYGFLSENIQFAKRCEEEGIIFIGPKSKHLDMFGDKVKARTQAQLANIPVIPGSDGPVDSLEDVEEFATKYGYPIMIKASLGGGGRGMRIVRNHNELEDSYNRAKSEAKAAFGNDEVYVEKFVEKPKHIEVQILADEEGNVVHLYERDCSVQRRHQKVVEIAPSVSLSDDLRHRICEAAVKLTKNVNYLNAGTVEFLVKGDDFYFIEVNPRVQVEHTITEMVTGIDIVQSQILIADGHTLHSEIMSIPKQEDIIIHGYAIQSRVTTEDPLNNFMPDTGKIMAYRSGGGFGVRLDTGNSFQGAVITPYYDSLLVKVTTWALTFEQAAAKMERNLKEFRIRGIKTNIPFLENVVKHKNFLSGEYDTSFIDASPELFVFPKRKDRGTKMLSYIGTVTVNGFPGVGKKEKPIFPDARIPNVKHYEPIQTGTKQILDKHGADGLVKWVQDQKRVLLTDTTFRDAHQSLLATRVRTKDLMQIAEPTARMLPNLFSTEMWGGATFDVAYRFLKEDPWERLLQLRESMPNVLFQMLLRSANAVGYKNYPDNLIQKFVECSAQAGIDVFRIFDSLNWVEGMSIAINAVRDSGKIAEATMCYTGDIHDPMRSKYDLQYYKDLAKELEASGAHILGIKDMAGLLKPNAAYDLVSALKDTVSIPIHLHTHDTSGNGILTYTKAIEAGVDIVDVAVSSMAGLTSQPSVNTLYYALGGNERQPDVNIQSLEKLSHYWEDIRKYYAPFESGMNAPHTEVYMHEMPGGQYSNLQQQAKAVGLGDRFDEVKVMYRRVNDMFGDIVKVTPSSKVVGDMALFMVQNHLTEQDIFERGHALDFPSSVVEMFSGDLGQPYGGFPKELQKIILKGKEPLTVRPGELLEPVDFEALKEELFHKLGREVTIFDVVAYALYPKVFMDYEKVAGLYGDVSVLDTPTFFHGMRLGEEIGVEIERGKTLMVKLVSIGEPQPDGTRVLYFEFNGQPREIVVKDESIKATVAQRVKGNRENPNHISATMPGTVIKVVVNEGDEVKKGDSMAITEAMKMETTVQAPFNGKVKKVYVKDGDAIQTGDLLIELEQ; from the coding sequence ATGACAAAGCTGCAACGCATTAAAAAAGTATTGGTAGCTAACCGTGGAGAAATTGCAATTCGTGTATTTAGAGCTTGTGCAGAGCTTGGTTTAAGTACAGTTGCAATTTATTCAAAAGAAGATAGCCGTTCTTATCATCGATATAAAGCGGATGAATCTTATTTAGTGGGGGAAGGCAAGAAACCGATTGATGCTTACTTGGATATTGAAGGGATTATTGAAATTGCCAAAAATAACAATGTAGATGCGATTCATCCTGGTTATGGCTTCTTATCAGAAAATATTCAATTTGCAAAACGCTGTGAAGAAGAGGGAATCATTTTTATTGGGCCGAAGAGCAAACATCTAGATATGTTTGGGGATAAGGTAAAAGCAAGAACACAGGCGCAATTAGCAAATATTCCAGTTATTCCTGGTAGCGACGGACCTGTGGATTCATTAGAAGACGTTGAAGAATTTGCGACAAAATATGGGTATCCAATTATGATTAAAGCTTCCCTTGGTGGTGGCGGTAGAGGTATGCGTATTGTTCGTAATCATAATGAGCTGGAAGACTCATATAATCGAGCAAAGTCAGAAGCAAAAGCAGCTTTTGGTAACGATGAAGTATATGTTGAAAAATTTGTTGAAAAGCCTAAGCATATAGAAGTACAAATATTAGCAGATGAAGAAGGAAATGTCGTTCATTTATATGAGCGAGATTGCTCTGTACAACGTCGTCATCAAAAAGTGGTTGAAATTGCACCAAGTGTGTCACTTTCGGATGACCTGCGCCATCGTATTTGTGAGGCGGCAGTGAAGTTAACAAAAAATGTGAATTATTTAAATGCTGGTACGGTGGAATTTCTTGTGAAAGGTGATGATTTTTACTTCATCGAAGTAAATCCACGTGTACAAGTAGAACATACGATTACAGAGATGGTTACAGGAATTGATATCGTACAATCACAAATTTTAATTGCAGATGGCCACACTTTACATAGCGAGATTATGAGCATACCAAAACAAGAAGATATCATCATTCATGGTTATGCTATCCAATCACGTGTAACAACAGAAGATCCGCTCAATAACTTTATGCCTGATACAGGAAAAATTATGGCATACCGTTCAGGGGGAGGATTCGGTGTTCGTCTTGACACAGGTAATAGCTTTCAAGGGGCAGTTATTACGCCGTACTATGATTCATTACTTGTAAAAGTGACAACTTGGGCACTTACATTTGAACAAGCTGCTGCAAAAATGGAGCGTAACTTAAAAGAATTCCGTATTCGTGGTATTAAAACAAATATTCCATTCTTAGAGAATGTAGTGAAGCATAAAAATTTCTTATCAGGAGAATATGACACATCATTTATAGATGCATCACCTGAATTATTTGTATTCCCGAAACGTAAAGACCGTGGTACAAAAATGTTAAGCTATATCGGGACAGTAACGGTAAATGGTTTCCCAGGAGTAGGAAAAAAAGAAAAGCCGATTTTCCCAGATGCACGTATACCAAATGTAAAACATTATGAACCAATCCAAACAGGTACAAAACAAATTTTAGATAAGCATGGGGCAGATGGCCTTGTAAAATGGGTACAAGATCAAAAACGTGTATTGTTAACAGATACAACATTCCGTGATGCCCATCAATCTCTATTAGCAACGCGTGTTCGTACGAAGGATTTAATGCAAATTGCTGAGCCGACGGCGAGAATGTTACCAAATTTATTCTCTACAGAGATGTGGGGAGGAGCTACATTTGATGTGGCATACCGTTTCTTGAAAGAAGATCCATGGGAACGATTACTGCAACTTCGTGAAAGTATGCCGAATGTATTATTCCAAATGTTACTTCGTTCAGCAAATGCAGTGGGTTACAAAAACTATCCCGATAATCTCATTCAAAAGTTTGTAGAATGTTCCGCGCAAGCTGGTATTGATGTTTTCCGCATATTTGATAGTTTAAACTGGGTTGAAGGTATGAGCATTGCTATTAATGCTGTACGAGATAGCGGTAAGATTGCGGAAGCAACAATGTGCTATACAGGGGATATTCATGACCCAATGCGCAGTAAATACGATTTACAATACTATAAAGACTTAGCAAAAGAACTAGAAGCATCTGGTGCTCATATTTTAGGTATTAAAGATATGGCTGGCTTATTAAAGCCAAATGCGGCTTATGACCTCGTTTCAGCTTTAAAAGACACAGTATCAATTCCAATTCACCTTCATACACATGATACGAGTGGAAATGGTATCTTAACGTATACGAAAGCAATTGAAGCTGGTGTTGATATTGTCGATGTAGCAGTAAGCTCTATGGCAGGCTTAACGTCACAGCCAAGTGTAAATACGTTATACTACGCATTAGGTGGAAATGAAAGACAACCAGATGTCAATATTCAATCGTTAGAAAAACTTTCTCATTACTGGGAAGATATACGAAAATATTATGCTCCGTTTGAAAGTGGTATGAATGCTCCACATACTGAGGTATATATGCATGAAATGCCAGGCGGTCAGTATAGTAACTTGCAACAACAAGCGAAAGCAGTTGGATTAGGAGATCGTTTCGATGAAGTAAAAGTGATGTATCGCCGCGTGAATGATATGTTCGGAGATATTGTAAAGGTAACACCGTCATCAAAAGTTGTTGGGGATATGGCATTGTTTATGGTACAAAACCATCTGACAGAACAAGACATTTTTGAACGTGGTCATGCTTTAGATTTCCCAAGCTCAGTTGTTGAGATGTTCTCTGGTGACCTTGGACAGCCATATGGTGGTTTTCCAAAAGAATTACAAAAAATTATCTTAAAAGGAAAAGAGCCGTTAACTGTAAGACCAGGTGAATTATTAGAACCCGTGGACTTTGAAGCTTTAAAAGAAGAGTTATTCCATAAGCTAGGACGCGAAGTAACAATTTTTGATGTTGTCGCATATGCGTTATATCCAAAAGTATTTATGGATTATGAGAAGGTTGCAGGGCTTTATGGAGATGTATCTGTGCTGGATACTCCAACATTCTTCCATGGTATGAGACTTGGAGAAGAAATCGGTGTTGAAATTGAACGAGGTAAAACATTGATGGTGAAATTAGTTTCAATTGGAGAACCACAACCAGATGGAACGCGTGTACTTTACTTTGAATTTAATGGACAACCTCGTGAAATTGTTGTGAAGGATGAAAGTATTAAGGCGACAGTTGCACAACGAGTGAAAGGAAATCGCGAGAATCCAAATCACATTAGTGCAACAATGCCAGGGACAGTTATTAAAGTTGTTGTGAATGAAGGCGATGAAGTCAAAAAAGGTGATTCCATGGCAATTACAGAAGCAATGAAAATGGAAACAACTGTTCAAGCGCCGTTTAATGGAAAAGTGAAGAAAGTGTACGTGAAAGATGGAGATGCAATTCAAACAGGAGATTTATTAATTGAACTGGAACAATAA
- a CDS encoding FtsW/RodA/SpoVE family cell cycle protein, whose amino-acid sequence MKKIWKRMDYSLLLPLIILCVLGVIMVYSASSIVAIMKNKPANFFFNKQLFILAIGGIVFVFISIIPYRLWRKRIIVVLMGLGSIGLLAAAYVFGKEVNGARGWILGIQPAEFVKIFVIILLARFFAKKQETDTPVFQGSALTLFVVGLIMFIILKQNDLGTDILIVGMVGSMFLCSGVRINIWIKRLALTSIVWIPALYFIGNHMLSEYQKARFAVFLDPFADPQGDGFQLINSYVAIASGGLHGKGLSNSIQKYGYLPEPQTDFIMAIISEELGFIGVAIVLISLLLIIIRAFRIAQKCKDPFGSLIAIGLASLIGVQTFVNVGGMSGVIPLTGVPLPFVSYGGSSLTANLIAMGILCNISSHVKQQEKQRSEVESEREKREPHLVVVK is encoded by the coding sequence ATGAAAAAAATATGGAAAAGAATGGACTATTCATTATTACTTCCTCTTATTATTTTATGTGTATTGGGAGTTATAATGGTATACAGTGCTAGCTCCATCGTTGCGATTATGAAGAATAAACCAGCGAACTTCTTTTTTAATAAACAATTATTCATTTTAGCTATTGGAGGAATCGTCTTCGTTTTTATTTCGATTATTCCGTATAGACTTTGGAGAAAAAGAATTATTGTCGTATTAATGGGTTTAGGAAGTATAGGATTATTAGCAGCGGCTTACGTTTTTGGTAAAGAGGTAAACGGTGCAAGAGGCTGGATATTAGGAATACAGCCGGCAGAATTCGTGAAAATATTCGTTATTATTTTATTAGCTCGTTTTTTTGCAAAGAAACAAGAGACGGATACGCCGGTTTTTCAAGGTTCCGCACTTACATTGTTTGTTGTTGGTTTGATCATGTTTATTATTTTAAAGCAAAATGATTTAGGAACTGATATATTAATTGTGGGCATGGTAGGAAGTATGTTCCTTTGCTCAGGCGTTCGCATTAACATATGGATAAAACGACTTGCATTAACCTCCATCGTTTGGATTCCTGCTCTGTATTTTATAGGGAATCATATGCTTAGCGAATACCAAAAAGCTCGTTTTGCTGTGTTTCTTGATCCATTTGCAGATCCACAAGGGGATGGATTTCAGCTCATAAATTCCTATGTTGCCATTGCTTCAGGAGGTCTACATGGTAAGGGGCTAAGTAATAGTATACAAAAATATGGGTATTTACCAGAACCACAAACAGACTTTATTATGGCAATCATATCTGAGGAACTTGGTTTTATCGGGGTAGCGATTGTTTTAATTAGTTTGTTACTTATTATCATTCGCGCATTTCGAATTGCACAAAAATGTAAAGATCCTTTTGGTAGTTTAATTGCAATTGGACTTGCTAGTTTAATTGGTGTTCAAACGTTTGTTAATGTTGGTGGTATGTCGGGCGTAATCCCGCTTACTGGTGTACCTTTACCATTTGTCAGTTACGGTGGTAGTTCTTTAACGGCGAATTTAATTGCAATGGGCATATTATGTAATATAAGTAGCCATGTGAAACAGCAAGAGAAACAACGAAGTGAAGTGGAATCAGAAAGAGAGAAAAGAGAACCGCATCTTGTTGTGGTGAAGTAG
- a CDS encoding YlaN family protein, giving the protein MASETVTNHQEKALALLQADAEKILRLIKVQMDHLTMPQCPLYEEVLDTQMFGLSREVDFAVRLDLISEEQGKEMLGELERELSALHEAFTNKK; this is encoded by the coding sequence TTGGCGTCTGAGACAGTAACAAATCATCAGGAAAAGGCACTTGCCCTTCTACAAGCGGATGCGGAGAAGATTTTAAGACTTATTAAGGTACAAATGGACCACCTTACGATGCCGCAGTGTCCATTATATGAAGAAGTGCTAGATACACAAATGTTTGGTTTATCCCGTGAGGTTGACTTTGCGGTTCGTCTTGATCTTATTTCTGAAGAACAAGGAAAAGAGATGTTAGGAGAGCTTGAACGGGAATTATCAGCACTTCATGAAGCATTTACAAATAAAAAATGA
- a CDS encoding PhoH family protein, giving the protein MDKIYVLDTNVLLQDPLSIFSFETNEVVIPAVVLEEVDSKKRYMDEVGRNARYVSKLIDKFRELGKLYDSIPLENGGTFRIELNHRSFVQLQDIFVEKTNDNRILAVAKNLSLEEQEKENGKPVILVSKDVLVRVKADALGLQAEDYLSDRVIEVENIYSGFLEGYISKVQLDYFYEKGELPLSEIANHPFYPNQFIVMKDALGGSSSALGIVDSSGKKVKKLVFHNEQVWGIRPRNVQQIMGLELLLREDIPLVTLTGKAGTGKTLLALAAGLMQTEDLGLYKKLLVARPIVPVGKDIGYLPGEKEEKLRPWMQPIFDNLEYLFNTKKPGELDAILAGMGSIEVEALTYIRGRSIPDQFIIIDEAQNLTKHEVKTILTRVGEKSKIVLMGDPQQIDHPYLDEYNNGLTYVVEKLKEQKISGHVKFVKGERSNLAQLAADLL; this is encoded by the coding sequence TTGGATAAAATCTACGTGTTAGATACGAATGTACTTTTACAAGATCCGTTATCTATTTTTTCTTTTGAAACAAATGAAGTAGTGATTCCAGCAGTTGTATTAGAAGAGGTTGATTCGAAAAAACGCTATATGGATGAAGTTGGACGAAATGCTCGCTATGTATCTAAGTTAATTGATAAATTTCGTGAGCTTGGAAAATTATATGACAGTATTCCTCTTGAAAATGGAGGAACATTTCGGATTGAGTTAAATCATCGTTCATTTGTTCAACTGCAAGATATTTTTGTAGAAAAAACAAATGATAATCGCATTTTAGCAGTGGCAAAAAATTTATCATTAGAAGAGCAAGAAAAAGAGAATGGAAAGCCGGTTATTTTAGTCAGTAAGGATGTCCTTGTCAGAGTAAAGGCGGATGCCTTAGGGCTGCAAGCTGAAGATTATTTAAGCGATCGAGTTATTGAAGTGGAGAATATATATTCAGGTTTTTTAGAAGGTTACATATCAAAAGTACAATTGGATTATTTTTATGAAAAAGGAGAACTTCCTTTATCGGAAATTGCGAATCATCCGTTTTATCCCAATCAGTTTATTGTGATGAAAGATGCGCTTGGTGGATCAAGCTCTGCACTTGGCATTGTAGATAGTTCAGGGAAAAAAGTGAAAAAGTTAGTGTTTCATAATGAACAAGTTTGGGGAATACGTCCGCGCAATGTACAACAAATTATGGGGTTAGAATTGTTGTTGCGAGAAGATATTCCGTTAGTTACTTTAACAGGAAAAGCGGGGACAGGGAAAACATTGCTTGCTTTAGCTGCTGGGCTTATGCAAACAGAAGATTTAGGATTGTATAAAAAGCTCCTTGTAGCAAGGCCTATTGTTCCTGTGGGGAAAGATATCGGTTATTTGCCAGGTGAAAAAGAGGAAAAGTTGAGACCGTGGATGCAACCGATTTTTGATAATCTTGAATATTTATTCAATACAAAAAAGCCAGGAGAATTAGATGCTATATTAGCCGGTATGGGCTCAATTGAAGTAGAGGCACTGACGTATATAAGAGGAAGAAGTATTCCAGATCAATTTATTATTATCGATGAAGCGCAAAACTTAACAAAGCATGAAGTGAAGACGATTTTAACAAGGGTAGGAGAAAAGAGTAAGATCGTATTAATGGGAGACCCGCAGCAAATTGACCATCCTTATTTAGATGAATATAATAATGGTTTAACATATGTGGTTGAGAAACTGAAGGAACAAAAAATTAGCGGTCATGTGAAGTTTGTGAAAGGTGAGCGGTCTAATTTAGCTCAATTAGCAGCGGATTTATTGTAA
- a CDS encoding pyridoxamine 5'-phosphate oxidase family protein gives MANVVELKLSESLIRILRRENIVTVATVDFEKKIPNVSAISWVYAMSEESIRFAVDQRSRIVENLRHNTGIVLTIMANESVFSISGEAKFITEKMEGIPLKLTVIEVAIQEVRDVMFYGARLATEPTFEKTYDLRAAKKLDNQVLTGMKEL, from the coding sequence ATGGCGAATGTAGTAGAGCTTAAATTATCAGAATCTTTAATACGAATTTTACGTAGAGAGAATATTGTTACAGTTGCTACAGTTGATTTTGAAAAAAAGATTCCTAATGTAAGTGCTATTTCATGGGTATATGCAATGAGTGAAGAAAGTATTCGTTTTGCTGTTGATCAGCGCTCGCGTATTGTGGAAAATTTGCGTCACAATACAGGAATTGTATTAACAATCATGGCGAATGAATCCGTATTTTCCATAAGCGGCGAAGCAAAGTTTATAACTGAAAAGATGGAAGGAATTCCATTGAAATTAACAGTGATAGAGGTAGCGATACAAGAGGTTCGTGATGTGATGTTTTATGGGGCAAGACTTGCTACTGAACCAACTTTTGAGAAGACATATGATTTACGAGCGGCTAAAAAATTAGATAATCAAGTGCTGACGGGTATGAAAGAATTATAA
- a CDS encoding YlaI family protein: protein MRVKCMICDKKDKLDDENPLAKKLRNRPIHTYLCPECTERIAERTMKRHATGKFHLYQDKTVEDEW, encoded by the coding sequence ATGAGAGTCAAATGCATGATTTGCGATAAGAAAGATAAGCTAGATGATGAAAATCCTTTGGCTAAAAAGCTTCGTAACCGCCCAATTCATACATATCTGTGTCCAGAATGTACAGAACGTATTGCAGAACGTACAATGAAACGTCACGCAACCGGAAAGTTTCATTTATACCAAGATAAAACAGTAGAAGATGAGTGGTAA
- a CDS encoding YlaH-like family protein has translation MLEKMSFFANLYQVDTNPKVGMWMLYGTIIVLSAIVYHLGFARKLSVLKNIVIYASLAIGCTVLTFFAVFLPVGEGLVVAALVLGIYKLRLRQAKQQKAS, from the coding sequence ATGCTTGAGAAAATGTCTTTTTTTGCAAATCTATATCAAGTAGATACGAATCCTAAAGTGGGAATGTGGATGCTTTACGGTACTATTATCGTTTTAAGTGCCATTGTTTATCATTTAGGGTTTGCGAGGAAATTATCGGTATTAAAAAATATTGTTATTTATGCTTCGTTAGCGATTGGATGCACCGTTCTCACATTTTTTGCTGTTTTCTTACCAGTTGGAGAAGGACTTGTTGTAGCGGCACTTGTATTAGGAATTTATAAGCTGCGCCTGCGACAAGCAAAACAACAAAAAGCAAGTTAA
- the typA gene encoding translational GTPase TypA: protein MLKKRQDLRNIAIIAHVDHGKTTLVDQLLRQAGTFRANEHVEERAMDSNDLERERGITILAKNTAIHYGDKRINILDTPGHADFGGEVERIMRMVDGVLLVVDAYEGCMPQTRFVLKKALEQNLTPIVVVNKIDRDFARPEEVVDEVLDLFIELGANEDQLEFPVVFASAMNGTASLDPNPANQEENMKSLFETIINHIPAPIDNSDEPLQFQVALLDYNDYVGRIGVGRVFRGTMKVGQQVALMKVDGSVKQFRVTKIFGYMGLKRQEIEEAKAGDLVAVSGMEDINVGETVCPIDHQEALPLLRIDEPTLQMTFLVNNSPFAGREGKYITSRKIEERLRSQLETDVSLRVENTDSPDAWIVSGRGELHLSILIENMRREGYELQVSKPEVIIKEIDGVRCEPVERVQIDVPEEYTGSIMESMGARKGEMLDMVNNGNGQVRLTFMVPARGLIGYTTEFLTLTRGYGILNHTFDSYQPVHAGQVGGRRQGVLVSLETGKASQYGIMQVEDRGVIFVEPGTEVYTGMIVGEHTRENDLTVNIVKMKQQTNIRSATKDQTSTMKKPRIMTLEESLEYLNDDEYCEVTPESIRLRKKILDKNEREKAAKRKKSVEA from the coding sequence ATGTTGAAAAAACGACAAGATTTACGTAATATAGCAATTATTGCCCACGTTGACCATGGTAAAACAACACTTGTTGACCAGTTATTACGTCAAGCGGGAACGTTCCGTGCAAATGAGCATGTAGAAGAACGTGCAATGGATTCGAATGATTTAGAGAGAGAACGCGGTATTACGATTTTAGCGAAAAATACAGCGATTCACTATGGAGATAAACGAATTAACATTTTAGATACACCTGGACACGCTGATTTCGGTGGTGAAGTAGAACGAATCATGCGAATGGTTGATGGTGTTTTACTTGTTGTTGATGCATATGAAGGTTGTATGCCACAAACACGATTTGTATTAAAGAAAGCACTTGAACAAAACTTAACGCCAATCGTTGTTGTAAACAAAATTGATCGCGACTTTGCTCGTCCGGAAGAAGTTGTTGATGAAGTATTAGATTTATTCATTGAGCTAGGTGCAAATGAAGATCAATTAGAGTTTCCGGTTGTATTCGCTTCAGCGATGAACGGAACAGCAAGCTTGGATCCAAATCCAGCAAATCAAGAAGAGAATATGAAGTCATTATTTGAAACAATTATCAATCATATTCCGGCACCAATCGATAATAGCGATGAGCCATTGCAATTCCAAGTAGCTCTTCTTGACTATAATGATTATGTAGGCCGTATCGGAGTTGGGCGTGTATTCCGCGGTACAATGAAAGTAGGACAGCAAGTTGCTTTAATGAAAGTGGACGGAAGTGTGAAGCAATTCCGCGTAACAAAAATCTTTGGTTACATGGGATTAAAACGTCAAGAAATTGAAGAAGCAAAAGCCGGCGATTTAGTAGCTGTTTCTGGTATGGAAGACATTAACGTTGGGGAAACAGTATGTCCGATTGACCATCAAGAAGCTCTACCTTTATTGCGCATTGATGAGCCGACATTACAAATGACGTTCCTTGTAAATAATAGCCCATTTGCAGGTCGTGAAGGGAAATATATTACATCTCGTAAAATCGAAGAGCGTCTTCGCTCGCAATTAGAAACAGATGTAAGTTTACGTGTAGAGAATACAGACTCTCCTGATGCATGGATTGTATCTGGCCGTGGGGAATTACATTTGTCAATCTTAATTGAAAATATGCGTCGTGAAGGCTATGAATTACAAGTATCAAAACCAGAAGTAATTATTAAAGAAATCGATGGTGTGAGATGTGAGCCTGTAGAGCGCGTGCAAATCGATGTACCAGAAGAATATACTGGTTCCATTATGGAATCTATGGGAGCTCGCAAAGGCGAAATGTTAGATATGGTGAATAACGGAAATGGTCAAGTTCGTCTAACATTTATGGTGCCAGCACGTGGATTAATTGGTTATACAACAGAATTCTTAACGTTAACACGTGGTTATGGTATTTTGAACCACACATTTGACAGCTATCAACCAGTACATGCTGGACAAGTTGGTGGACGTCGTCAAGGTGTTCTTGTTTCACTTGAAACAGGGAAAGCATCACAATATGGTATTATGCAAGTTGAAGATCGCGGTGTCATCTTCGTTGAACCTGGTACAGAAGTATATACAGGTATGATTGTTGGAGAGCATACACGTGAAAATGATTTAACGGTTAACATTGTAAAAATGAAGCAACAAACTAATATTCGTTCTGCAACAAAAGACCAAACTTCAACAATGAAAAAACCACGCATTATGACATTAGAAGAATCATTAGAGTATTTAAATGATGATGAGTATTGTGAAGTAACGCCAGAATCTATTCGTTTGCGCAAAAAAATTCTAGATAAAAATGAACGTGAAAAAGCTGCGAAGAGAAAAAAATCTGTAGAAGCTTAA
- a CDS encoding DUF5325 family protein, with protein sequence MEHIQYRFLLTAIIGVIFLIGIGIMIAENSPIGIIICIIGTFVTVGYGFITKRKMRKSQ encoded by the coding sequence ATGGAACACATTCAGTACCGCTTTTTATTAACAGCCATTATCGGTGTTATTTTCTTGATCGGCATCGGAATTATGATTGCTGAAAATAGCCCCATCGGTATTATTATTTGCATTATTGGTACATTTGTTACAGTTGGATACGGCTTTATAACAAAACGAAAAATGCGCAAATCACAATAA
- a CDS encoding inositol monophosphatase family protein, with translation MQEVWKEIDTHAKQWVREAGESLRASLKQALIIETKSNAADLVTNMDREIEQFFIGKIKETFPEHYILGEEGYGDEVTSSNGIVWLIDPIDGTMNFVHQKRNFAISIGIYKNGIGIIGLIYDPVHDELYHAVKGEGAFCNGVSIPLLQEGALESSIVALNATWLTDNPLLHMEKMMQLVKKARGTRSYGCAALEMVYVATGRLDAYITPRLSPWDFGGGKIIVEEVGGKVTTFTGTPISIVEKSSVLVAKPGVYDELLPFVSQ, from the coding sequence ATGCAAGAGGTATGGAAAGAAATTGATACACATGCAAAACAGTGGGTTCGAGAAGCAGGAGAGAGCTTAAGGGCATCGCTAAAACAAGCCCTTATCATTGAAACAAAGTCAAATGCGGCCGATCTAGTAACGAATATGGATCGGGAAATAGAACAATTTTTCATTGGGAAAATTAAAGAAACATTCCCAGAACATTATATTTTAGGGGAAGAAGGGTATGGGGATGAAGTCACTTCTTCTAATGGGATTGTTTGGTTAATTGATCCAATTGATGGTACGATGAATTTTGTTCATCAAAAACGAAATTTTGCTATTTCGATTGGTATTTATAAGAACGGTATCGGAATAATCGGTCTTATCTATGATCCCGTACATGATGAGTTATATCATGCTGTAAAAGGGGAAGGGGCGTTTTGTAATGGTGTATCTATTCCGCTGTTACAAGAAGGAGCGTTAGAAAGTAGCATAGTTGCTTTAAATGCGACATGGCTTACTGATAACCCGTTGCTTCATATGGAAAAAATGATGCAGCTTGTTAAAAAGGCAAGAGGAACACGTTCGTATGGTTGTGCTGCATTAGAGATGGTATATGTGGCAACTGGAAGGTTGGATGCTTATATAACGCCGCGGTTATCTCCTTGGGATTTTGGTGGTGGGAAAATTATTGTTGAAGAAGTTGGTGGCAAAGTGACAACATTTACTGGGACACCAATTTCTATTGTAGAAAAAAGTAGTGTACTAGTGGCGAAACCAGGCGTATATGATGAATTGTTACCATTTGTATCACAATAG